In Streptomyces asoensis, a single genomic region encodes these proteins:
- a CDS encoding S1 family peptidase, whose protein sequence is MRIKRTTPTTPTSGVSRRTRLTAVATGLVAAAAIAIPSANADDTATFSTAQLKSVSASVLTADVPGTAWAVDSKTNRVVVTADSTVSQAEIAKIKEQAGGNADALTIKRTPGQFKKLITGGDAIYGGGYRCSLGFNVRSGSTYYFLTAGHCGEVASTWYSNSGQTSTLGTNVSYSFPTNDFALVRYTNSSVAHPSSVGSQTITSAATPSVGTTVYRRGSTTGTHSGRVTALNATVNYGGGDVVYGMIQTTVCAEGGDSGGPLYGGSVAYGLTSGGSGNCSSGGTTFFQPVTEALSYYGVSVG, encoded by the coding sequence ACCGCCGTGGCCACCGGACTCGTGGCCGCGGCCGCCATCGCGATCCCCAGCGCGAACGCGGACGACACCGCGACCTTCAGCACCGCGCAGCTCAAGAGCGTGAGCGCGTCCGTGCTCACGGCGGACGTGCCGGGCACCGCCTGGGCCGTCGACAGCAAGACCAACCGGGTCGTCGTCACCGCCGACAGCACGGTCTCGCAGGCCGAGATCGCCAAGATCAAGGAGCAGGCCGGCGGCAACGCCGACGCGCTCACGATCAAGCGCACCCCCGGCCAGTTCAAGAAGCTGATCACCGGCGGCGACGCCATCTACGGCGGCGGCTACCGCTGTTCGCTCGGCTTCAACGTGCGCAGCGGCAGCACCTACTACTTCCTGACCGCCGGCCACTGCGGTGAGGTCGCCAGCACCTGGTACTCCAACTCGGGGCAGACCTCCACCCTGGGGACGAACGTCAGCTACAGCTTCCCGACGAACGACTTCGCGCTGGTGCGCTACACCAACTCGTCGGTCGCCCACCCGAGCTCGGTCGGCAGCCAGACGATCACCAGCGCGGCCACCCCGAGCGTGGGCACCACGGTCTACCGCCGCGGTTCCACCACCGGTACCCACAGCGGCCGGGTCACCGCGCTGAACGCCACCGTGAACTACGGCGGCGGCGACGTCGTCTACGGCATGATCCAGACCACGGTCTGCGCCGAGGGCGGCGACAGCGGCGGTCCCCTGTACGGGGGCAGCGTGGCCTACGGTCTGACCTCCGGCGGCAGCGGCAACTGCAGCTCCGGCGGCACGACCTTCTTCCAGCCGGTCACCGAGGCGCTGAGCTACTACGGCGTGAGCGTCGGCTGA